The DNA sequence AGTAACAAGTATTACCTAAAACATACTCCTCCCCTTATTAACCCCATTTAGTTTCATTCTCTTGGCACTTTGGGCCTCCATTCCAGTTCGCCAATTTAACGACATGTCATGGAGGTATTCACAATTAGCACCCTTACGACATCCCTTGGCAGTTTTGAAAAACATGCAATGTTTCGATTTCTTGGCCCTCATTTCTGCTGGATTAGAGTTTACAGACATTTTCAAGTCCACCAAGTGATTATGATTGTTACCATTTTTGAGCAAAATGGGGTCCtgcatttctttattttctgttcCATGTTGCCTAATGAGGTTCTTATAGTAGTTCATGTCCTTGACAATTCCGGGTTCCTGGGCTGGGAAAGATCCTACGGGAACCATGTTCTGTTCAGGCGATGCACTTAATGGGGGTTGTGCCTGATTTGGCAGTCTGGGTAGTAGAACATGGTCAGCTTGAGGGCTGGACGAGGAAGGTAATGGTGGTGATGGTGCAGGTCGCTTTAACCCAGATAATTGAACAGTATCTGGTTGAAGAGGGATTGCATTCAAAGTAGTACCCACTTTACCTGGCATGTGGAAGTTACCATCTGGAGTCCTTTGCATATCAGAGTTTGAAAGGGATGAGGGAACATAGGGAGTTACCGTCTTTGAACTTGGTGCAGTATGTGTATTCACTGATGCAATTCCTGTATTGGCTTGTGGTCCATGTACATTAATCAATTTCTGGAGCATTTTCGGATCGTTAAGAATCTTAATAAGCAAATCAGTATCGATCCTACTTTCCTTCTCGCTGCTATTCTTCATTGCAGTTAATGCAGCTGAAGCAATGGCCGTAAAATCAGCACTTTGATTAGGTAACTTTCCTGGTGCATGTACTTGCTCCAAACCAGGAGGGTTGGACTGAGAAACATTTGCCGTTCCAGATGCCAACAGACCTTGGGGAAAACCTGGTAGCTGAGAGACTACAGTGGTGTTTACTGGTGTTagatcttcttgatcttcttgggACTCTTCTTCAATTGGATTGATGGGAACACAAGGAGTGAGGCTATGATCATAATGCTCACTTTCTACGTCCAAAGAAACAGAGGGGCTGCAAGTGCGAAAAGATGATCAAGCTGAATCCTATGTACAATAACCTACTAGCAAACATACTTCCAGATATAAAGAGAGAAACCTTACCTAGGTGGAATTGCAGAAAAACGAGGATATACTGCCTCAAGCACTCTCATCTCTCTTAGTTTTTGAGCCTTGGCTTCTTCActttcctcaccagctgctacACGCCAGCCGTCACACATAATAAGctgttaaaataaaataaaaacatttgaATCAATACATCAATTACAAATACAGGCAGATATGCATTTTGATTCTTTAATTCGGAATGAGCAGAACACATGTTTGAGGAAAAGATACAAACAAGAGTCTTTTGCATCACAGGCATGGTACATCGTATTTTAACAGAGATCTATCATCTGCTTACCTTGGAAGGGCATTGCCACCTGATCTGAGGGATGGGGAAATGTTGCAGCTTAGATTGCTTCACAGAGATACCTACTTCAAACCCAGGCGGGCTATCATTGGGTTCAAAAGAACTGGAATGCAACATACTTGATGTCTTCGGTTGAAAATGACCTTGATATTTCATGCCAACTTCCACAGGACAATCCAAAGAAGAGAACAGCTTTACCTGTTGAAGCCAAAACTTAGTCAGCCACAACAATCATTAATATTTCCATAAACTATTGAAGAGAAAATTTTTGACACGAAGATAGAACATATGAAGGATCATTTTAAGAAACAGAGACATTATCTGAAGAAATGTTCAGTTTTTTATGGAGGTTATACTTTCAAATGGTGCAATTCAAGAACCCTATCATGGAAATCATACAAATGCAGGCAAAGACCAGCATGACATTGACAATTCAGATTTTCTCACCAACCATTTTTCTTTATAAAGCCTCAAACATTAGTACAAAATTTGTAATATACAATTTTGAATCTACTACAATGGCTTTACAGGGTTTAAATCTTGGATGTGACCCATCTGAAAAACTAAGAGCCAAAAAAACTAGTTAAGTCTTACAAATGGTTGACATGGCTCCCAAACTGTACATAAATTGCTATCAACAATAGTCTTTATGTCAAGGTTTTTCCGTATTTTCATTTTTGCATCTATGAAGCACCACAATCATCAGGTTTTTCTGTTTTGGGGATCTAGTATCAATTGCATAGCAAAGGATCGTATATTTGAACTTCGGGTGAGTTCGTAAATTATTTCAGTTAAATGCTATCTGAATCTGACACAAGGGCCCTGTTTTGTCAAttaatttctaaaaaaaaaatgtataataCATTATTCTTGCCAGACTTTTATCTTACGACCAACTTATCAATGCAGACCCTAACCCTATTATGTGTAGATACCCTGGCTCTATGCAACAGGTAGCTCTTATTTTCAATCTGAAAAGGATATGCAGTAGTAACTACTCCTGACAATAAAGAGGTAAGTAGGCAATTCTAGTCATACACACATGCTCTCTCTTAAGCAGGTTATAAGTCTGTTTTCAAGAAGCTCATGTAATTGCAGCTTCAAAATGCTAAAGGCTTGTTTAACATAAcagataaaaaaggaaaaaattttattatttaaaattttacgCTAATTGTGAAAATATTTCCATTATCAGGAAGGCCTCTTTCATCGAAAATGAAGTTATAAGCTCTAAACTTTTAAAGTTATGCTTTTCTATATTAATGATCAACAATCTAAAACCAAAAAATACTC is a window from the Rosa chinensis cultivar Old Blush chromosome 2, RchiOBHm-V2, whole genome shotgun sequence genome containing:
- the LOC112190116 gene encoding zinc finger CCCH domain-containing protein 6, producing MRMNMKRSRKSISWAPGVKLCQVKLFSSLDCPVEVGMKYQGHFQPKTSSMLHSSSFEPNDSPPGFEVGISVKQSKLQHFPIPQIRWQCPSKLIMCDGWRVAAGEESEEAKAQKLREMRVLEAVYPRFSAIPPSPSVSLDVESEHYDHSLTPCVPINPIEEESQEDQEDLTPVNTTVVSQLPGFPQGLLASGTANVSQSNPPGLEQVHAPGKLPNQSADFTAIASAALTAMKNSSEKESRIDTDLLIKILNDPKMLQKLINVHGPQANTGIASVNTHTAPSSKTVTPYVPSSLSNSDMQRTPDGNFHMPGKVGTTLNAIPLQPDTVQLSGLKRPAPSPPLPSSSSPQADHVLLPRLPNQAQPPLSASPEQNMVPVGSFPAQEPGIVKDMNYYKNLIRQHGTENKEMQDPILLKNGNNHNHLVDLKMSVNSNPAEMRAKKSKHCMFFKTAKGCRKGANCEYLHDMSLNWRTGMEAQSAKRMKLNGVNKGRSMF